The stretch of DNA ATGGAGGAGGCAGAGATAGGAGCGGTAGCTCCGACGCAATCCTTGGCCGAGATTCTCAGGCGTCAGGAGATGACATACGAAAAAATGGTGGCAGTCTTCGGCGGCGCAGGTATCGACGATCTTGATATTGTGGAAGCGATTCAACTCGAAGTGAAATACGAGGGGTATATTAAGCGGCAGCTGCAGCAAATTCAGCGATCGGAGAAATTGGAGCATCGCGCCATCCCCGATCAGTTTGATTATGACGGAATTACTGGTTTTTCAGGCGAAGTCAGGGAGAAGCTCAAGCGTGTAAGGCCTGCATCGGTCGGACAGGCTTCTCGTATTTCCGGTGTGACGCCCGCCGCTATTTCTCTCCTGCTGGTCGCCATCGAAAGGCATCGGCGTCAGCCATCCCTTTGAGTCTGCGGTGCAGGGTTGTCGAAATGGTTCTTCATTAGCCAGCGCGCCACGTTTCAGGGAAGAACCTGCTTGACCGCCCCGGTTGTTTTCGCGTAAGTGTTCCACGTGGAACACGACGAAGTTCAATTCGCAGCATCTCTTCAGTCTTTTGCGGCAGATCTCTCTCTTTCTATCCCTGATTCTTCTGTTTCCTATTTCTGTCGCTATCTTAGTGAGCTAAAAAAATGGAATAGGGCCATCAATCTCACGGCTATCGACGATGATAGAGAGATTCTGGTGAAGCATTTTATTGATTCAGTTGCTTGCCTGAAAGTCATTGATATTAATGATAAAAGTGAGTTGCTTGATGTCGGGTCAGGAGCTGGATTCCCTGCGATTCCCCTCAAATTTGTCTGCCCTCAATTGTCGGTTGAGCTGCTGGAGCCGAGTGAAAAAAAGGGGTCGTTTCTGCGATATGTCATCGGATCGCTCGGCCTGCAAGGCGTGACTGTGGCGACGGCCAAGCTGGAAGATTACGTCAATCGAATCCATGTTCAGGGGCGGTTTGATTACATTGTGGTGAGGGCTTTTAAAGTGGATCACCTTGGAGAGGAGCTTTCGGCACTGCTTAAACCTGCCGGAAAGCTTGTCTTGTACCGTGCGGAGAGGGTTGGGCCAAGGTTTGGACTTGTCGGCCTTGCTTTGGTCGAGGAAGTCGAGTATGAGCTTCCTGCGAAGTACGGGCATCGAGTGCTGTCTGTGTTTGCAAAGTCCATTGGATGATGTGGTGTTCCACGTGGAACATTGAGGCGCAAACATATTTGTTTTGGCGGATAGGGGAACTACATGGCTCGAATCATTGCTGTCGCAAATCAAAAGGGTGGAGTGGGGAAGACGACCACTTCCGTGAACCTTGCCGCAGCGTTGGCAATCGAGGGAGGATCGGTTCTTCTTGTCGATATTGACCCGCAGGGAAACGCAACGAGCGGGCTTGGCGTCGATGCCATGGCGCTCACGAAGACGATCTACAATGCGTTGATTAGTAAAGACAGTATTGAGTCTCTAGCTATGCAGACTGGGGTCAATGGGTTGTCGATTGTCCCATCGAATTCCCATCTCGCCGGCGCCGAAGTGGAGCTGGTGAATATGGAAGCCAGGGAGCAGCGCCTCAAGGAAGCTTTGGCTGAGGTGGCCGACCGATACGACACGATCTTGTTGGATTGTCCGCCCGCCCTCGGGCTTCTGACCATCAACGCGATGGTCGCTGCCCATTCAGTGCTAATTCCGGTGCAATGTGAATACTATGCGATGGAAGGTCTCGGTCGGCTGATGGAGAGTATCCAGCGCCTTCGGCAGTCTCTCAATCCAGGGCTGGAAATCGAGGGTATTGTCCTCACGATGTACGATGCGCGTAACTCGCTTGCTCGCCAGGTCGTCGAGCAGATCCGTGGGCATTTCGGGGAGAGCGTGTATCAGACGATGATTCCGCGCAATGTGACGTTGGCCGAGGCGCCGAGCTACGGTCGTCCGGCTCTCTTGTACAACATGGCATCAGCCGGTGCCCAAGCCTATCTATCCTTAGCCAAGGAGTTTGTCGTCCATGGAGAAAAAAGCCCTCGGTAGAGGTCTCGACGCACTGCTGCCGACCGGCCGAACAACGGCGGAGCCGGAGCGTGGTGACGTGCAGGAATTGCGGCTCGAAGCGATTGTTCCAAACCGCTTTCAACCACGTCAGCAATTCTCAGAAGTCGAACTGGCCGAGCTGACCGCCTCGTTGAAGCAGAATGGCTTGCTGCAACCGATTCTGGTGCGACGGAAAGGTGACGGTATCTATGAGTTGATTGCCGGTGAACGTCGCTTGAGAGCTGCTAAGTTAGCGGGAATGCAGAAGATTCAAGCGCTCGTGCGAAATGTGTCCGATCAGGAATCGATGGTGTTGGCGTTGGTGGAAAACCTCCAGCGCGACGATCTGAATCCCATGGAGACTGCTCGGGCCTACCAACGCATGCTCAATGAATTCGGGCTGACCCAAGAGGCGATCGCTCAGAAGGTGGCGTGCGACCGGTCGTCCGTGGCGAACCTGTTGCGATTGATGTCGCTGCCATCAGAGATACAACACATGATCGAGTCCGATCAGTTGTCCACGGGCCATGCCAAAGTTATTCTCGGGCTGATGACCCCGGCGGCTCAGCTCAGTTTGGCCACGCAGATTGTGAGCGGGCAGCTGTCCGTCCGCGAAGCAGAGCGGTTGGTGCAGGAACATGCGGAGGCGAGAAAGCCTGGGAAGCGTCCGGTTCGTGCGCCATTACGGTCCGATCTTGAAGAGCGGCTGCAGAAACGTCTGGGCACCAGGGTGGATGTTCAGAAGGGGCGACGGGGCGGTAAGATCGTGATTCATTATTTTTCGCCGGAAGAATTAGACGGGGTAGTTGAGCGGTTGCTTAATGGATAGCCGCCACATTTTCAGAGCAGATTTTCTCTGTTTGACCGGAGTAGAATGCCGTCAGAATTTGAGAGCTGGGAGTGAGATCAGTCGACGGTAGCGTGCACGTCCTCCGGTCGGGAGGTAAGTTGTTGTTATTTGTGGGAGGTGTAAGAAATGGCATGGATTAGTAAGGACAAGCCAGAAGGAAAGCGTCAAGCCGGACAAAGTGAGGGAACTGAAATGGACAATCTGGAATCCACGGCACCGCGTGAAGGGAACGAAGAGATCAACGCCTTTGTCGGGAAAGGCGTTAGCTTCAAGGGCGTCATTTCCTATAACGGCACTGTGCGAATCGATGGCAATCTGGATGGAGAAATTCATACGGAGGGTGTCTTGCTGGTCGGAGAGGATGCGGTCCTGACCGCCAAGATTACGGCCGGTACCGTGGTGTGCAAGGGGAAGATCACCGGTGACATCAGCGCGCGGGAAAAGGTCAAGCTGCGCGCACCTGCCGTGGTGAATGCCGGCGTGAAGGCGCCGTTGCTCGCGATGGAAGAAGGGGTGGTTTTCAACGGTACGTTGGAAATGAGCCAGTCGGGGACGCGCGAGCCGCAGGGGCAGGGCGCCACGCGAGGCCAGGGCGTCAAGTTGGTCAACGGATAACTCGGCTCAACGACGAATTCGTTGGACAGATTGCGGTGTGCCTTGTAAGCCAGAGGTGGGCACAGCAAGGTTTCAATCAGTCTGCGCCCCGACCGTGAGCAGTTGTGCAGTGTGCGAAGGAGGATGCCGATGTGGGGTGAGACCAAAAAACAGCCTGTCGCGGAGGACGATAAGTTTACCTTCCTTGGCAAGGGCACCAGCTTCAAGGGCATTGTCACCTTTGATGGGACCGTCCGTATCGATGGTCGTGTCGAAGGAGAAGTGCATACGGGCGGAGCGGTGATCGTCGGAGAAAGCGCCATCATCAAGGGCGTGATTGCCGCCGGGTCCGTTTCGATCAGCGGGCGCGTGAAGGGATCGGTCACTGCGCTTCAGAAGGTGGAGATTCAGAAGCCCGGGATTCTCATCGGAGATATTCAGAGCCCGGCGATCATGATTGAGGAAGGCGCGCATTTCCACGGTATGAGTAATATGGGCGCTGAGAAGTGGACGGAGGATGAGTCCTCTGAGTTCGGTGCTCCGCAGGATCCCGGCGTGCGCGACCTCGTGGCCCATCGCGGCAAAGTCAAAACGCAAGAGACCTAAGTACTCGGCCCATTGGTTTTCCGGTATCATCTATGACAGGTCAGACCGTATTGCTCGGGATGAGCGGCGGAGTGGATAGCTCCGTCGCTGCCTCTCTGCTCGTGCAGCAGGGGTACGAGGTCCATGGTGTCACGCTCCAAGTATGGGAGCATGAGGATGACCAGGTCGCCGTATCCAAGCGCTGGGAAGAGCGGGGGTGCTGCAAGATCGGTATCGCGAGATATGTCGCCCAGCGTCTACGTATTCCTTATGAAGTAGTCGATCGTCGAGAAGTCTTTCAGCAGGGCGTGATCGATGATTTTGTTGCCGGCTATGCCTCCGGCACCACGCCCAATCCCTGCGTGCGGTGCAATGAACGGGTGAAATTGCGCTCCTTGTATGCCTTAGCGCAAGAGCGAGGCATGGACTATGTGGCAACGGGACACTATGCCCGCGTACAGCAGAGCGATGGGCAGTGGTCGCTGCACCGGGCCCTCGACGCGCGCAAGGACCAAAGTTATTTTCTCTATCGGATCAATCCTGCCTGGCTGCCGCAGCTGCTTTTTCCGGTCGGCCACATGCAGAAGCGGGATGTGTGGCAAGAGGCCGAATCGCTTGGATTGCCCGTGGAGGAGCTCAAGGAAAGCCAAGAGATTTGTTTCGTGAGTCATGGCGACTACCGCACCTTCATTGAGCAGGAAATGCCGGAGGCGAAGCAGCCCGGAGACTTTGTGGGTGTGGACGGCAAGGTCTTAGGCCGGCACGAGGGCATCGCGTTCTATACCCCGGGTCAACGTCGGGGCTTGGGTGTTGCGGTGGGGCAGCGGTTGTATGTGCAGAAGGTCGTGCCTGAGTCAGGCCAGGTGGTATTGTGCGCGGAAGATCAATTGGTGCAGTCGGATTGTCAGGTCGCCGATTTCAGTCTTTTTGATCACACCATCGGCCGGCAGCCGGTTGAGGCGGAAGTGAAGATTCGCTACGCCACTCCATCCAGTCCCGCCACACTTCTGCCGTCTGGGCATGGCACGATTCAGGTCCGATTTCATCAGCCGCAGCGCGCGCTTAGTCCCGGGCAGTCCGCCGTGTTTTATCAAGGTGACCGTGTGCTCGGCGGCGGTATTATTCAGCGACCCTAGGTAGTGAGCCTTGTCCGATTTCCTCCCACCCCTTCGCTGATCAAGACGATCGGTGCACTTAATGCTATCGTACGTCGGGCAGGACTGGGGCGGGTCTGTGCCCTACTCCCATCCTTCTTACGCTCCGATCTTACGCATCTCTTCTTGACAGTACCCGCTATTGAATGCTAACTTGGCGCGCTTTTTGTCGTGCCCACCGCACGCAAGCTTCCCGTTTTATCAAAACACGGTTAACCGTAGCGGATAGTCCATTGTGATTAAGACAGCCGTCGCACGTCGATACGCAAAAGCTCTGTTCGAACTTCTTGATACACCCAGCATCGAGCCCGCCCGCGCGGCGTTGCACGGGCTCGGAGAGGCCTTCACGCAGTCTGCTGCGTTGCGCCACGCCATCGCCTCTCCTGTGTTCCCGGAAGACACCAAATTGGGTGTGCTGATTGAACTGGCCACTCGATTGGGGTGCCCACCGGTCGGAAAAAGATTTCTCGATCAATTGGTGCGGAAAAATCGAGTCAGTTTCCTGCCGGACATCGCCGAGGCCTTCGCCAAGCTCGTGGATGAATCCAAGGGGACGCAACAGGTCCTCGTGTCTTCCGCGCATGCCTTGCCTGTGACCGAGCAGGAGCGAATCACTACCCGATTGCGCGATCTTTTGAAGCGCGACGTCGATGTCACCTTCCATACAGAACCTGAACATGTCGCCGGCCTCCACATCCGCCTGGGCAGCACCGTCGTAGACAGCACGGTCCGGGGCCGACTAAGCGCCATGCAGCGTGTGTTGACCAAGGAGTAGCCATGCAGATCAAGGCAGAAGAGATCAGCTCCATCATTAAAGAGAAGATCAAGGGCTTCGACCAACAGGTCGATGTCAGCCAGACTGGTTCCGTGATTCAGGTCGGAGACGGCATTGCGAAAATCTACGGGTTGGATGGCGCGATGGCCGGAGAAATGCTCGAATTTCCGGGCGGCCTCTATGGGATCGCGTTGAACCTTGAAGAAGACAATGTCGGCGCGGTGCTCATGGGCGACGATGTCGGAATCAAGGAAGGCGATCCGGTTAAACGTACGGGTCGTATTGCGGAAATTCCGGTCGGTGAAGCCTTGGTGGGACGGGTGGTAAACGCGATCGGTCAGCCAATCGACGGCAAGGGCCCGATCAACTCACAACACTCTTCCCGTATCGAAGTCGTGGCGCCCGGTGTGAATACCAGACAATCAGTGCGTGAGCCGCTGCAGACGGGCATCAAAGCGATCGACGCCATGATCCCCATCGGTCGCGGTCAACGTGAGTTGATCATCGGAGACCGGCAGACCGGAAAAACCGCCATCGCCGTCGATACCATCATCAATCAAAAGGGCCTCGGGGTTTTCTGCATCTACGTCGCCGTCGGTCAGAAGCGTTCGACAGTGGCGCGCGTGGTGAAAACTCTCGAAGAAAATCACGCCATGGAGTACAGCATGGTCGTGGCGGCAACGGCCAGCGATCCGGCGCCCATGCAGTTTTTGGCTCCCTTTGCCGGCGCCGCGATCGGTGAATATTTCCGCGACAACGGTAAGCACGCATTGATTGTGTACGACGACCTGTCGAAGCACGCGGTGGCCTATCGTCAGTTGTCTCTCTTGCTACGCCGTCCGCCGGGTCGTGAAGCCTATCCGGGCGACGTGTTTTATCTGCACTCCCGGTTGTTGGAGCGCGCAGCGAAACTGAGCGACAAGCTCGGTG from Nitrospira sp. encodes:
- the rsmG gene encoding 16S rRNA (guanine(527)-N(7))-methyltransferase RsmG; the encoded protein is MEHDEVQFAASLQSFAADLSLSIPDSSVSYFCRYLSELKKWNRAINLTAIDDDREILVKHFIDSVACLKVIDINDKSELLDVGSGAGFPAIPLKFVCPQLSVELLEPSEKKGSFLRYVIGSLGLQGVTVATAKLEDYVNRIHVQGRFDYIVVRAFKVDHLGEELSALLKPAGKLVLYRAERVGPRFGLVGLALVEEVEYELPAKYGHRVLSVFAKSIG
- a CDS encoding ParA family protein; protein product: MARIIAVANQKGGVGKTTTSVNLAAALAIEGGSVLLVDIDPQGNATSGLGVDAMALTKTIYNALISKDSIESLAMQTGVNGLSIVPSNSHLAGAEVELVNMEAREQRLKEALAEVADRYDTILLDCPPALGLLTINAMVAAHSVLIPVQCEYYAMEGLGRLMESIQRLRQSLNPGLEIEGIVLTMYDARNSLARQVVEQIRGHFGESVYQTMIPRNVTLAEAPSYGRPALLYNMASAGAQAYLSLAKEFVVHGEKSPR
- a CDS encoding ParB/RepB/Spo0J family partition protein encodes the protein MEKKALGRGLDALLPTGRTTAEPERGDVQELRLEAIVPNRFQPRQQFSEVELAELTASLKQNGLLQPILVRRKGDGIYELIAGERRLRAAKLAGMQKIQALVRNVSDQESMVLALVENLQRDDLNPMETARAYQRMLNEFGLTQEAIAQKVACDRSSVANLLRLMSLPSEIQHMIESDQLSTGHAKVILGLMTPAAQLSLATQIVSGQLSVREAERLVQEHAEARKPGKRPVRAPLRSDLEERLQKRLGTRVDVQKGRRGGKIVIHYFSPEELDGVVERLLNG
- a CDS encoding polymer-forming cytoskeletal protein, encoding MAWISKDKPEGKRQAGQSEGTEMDNLESTAPREGNEEINAFVGKGVSFKGVISYNGTVRIDGNLDGEIHTEGVLLVGEDAVLTAKITAGTVVCKGKITGDISAREKVKLRAPAVVNAGVKAPLLAMEEGVVFNGTLEMSQSGTREPQGQGATRGQGVKLVNG
- a CDS encoding polymer-forming cytoskeletal protein; its protein translation is MWGETKKQPVAEDDKFTFLGKGTSFKGIVTFDGTVRIDGRVEGEVHTGGAVIVGESAIIKGVIAAGSVSISGRVKGSVTALQKVEIQKPGILIGDIQSPAIMIEEGAHFHGMSNMGAEKWTEDESSEFGAPQDPGVRDLVAHRGKVKTQET
- the mnmA gene encoding tRNA 2-thiouridine(34) synthase MnmA encodes the protein MTGQTVLLGMSGGVDSSVAASLLVQQGYEVHGVTLQVWEHEDDQVAVSKRWEERGCCKIGIARYVAQRLRIPYEVVDRREVFQQGVIDDFVAGYASGTTPNPCVRCNERVKLRSLYALAQERGMDYVATGHYARVQQSDGQWSLHRALDARKDQSYFLYRINPAWLPQLLFPVGHMQKRDVWQEAESLGLPVEELKESQEICFVSHGDYRTFIEQEMPEAKQPGDFVGVDGKVLGRHEGIAFYTPGQRRGLGVAVGQRLYVQKVVPESGQVVLCAEDQLVQSDCQVADFSLFDHTIGRQPVEAEVKIRYATPSSPATLLPSGHGTIQVRFHQPQRALSPGQSAVFYQGDRVLGGGIIQRP
- the atpH gene encoding ATP synthase F1 subunit delta, which gives rise to MIKTAVARRYAKALFELLDTPSIEPARAALHGLGEAFTQSAALRHAIASPVFPEDTKLGVLIELATRLGCPPVGKRFLDQLVRKNRVSFLPDIAEAFAKLVDESKGTQQVLVSSAHALPVTEQERITTRLRDLLKRDVDVTFHTEPEHVAGLHIRLGSTVVDSTVRGRLSAMQRVLTKE
- the atpA gene encoding F0F1 ATP synthase subunit alpha — its product is MQIKAEEISSIIKEKIKGFDQQVDVSQTGSVIQVGDGIAKIYGLDGAMAGEMLEFPGGLYGIALNLEEDNVGAVLMGDDVGIKEGDPVKRTGRIAEIPVGEALVGRVVNAIGQPIDGKGPINSQHSSRIEVVAPGVNTRQSVREPLQTGIKAIDAMIPIGRGQRELIIGDRQTGKTAIAVDTIINQKGLGVFCIYVAVGQKRSTVARVVKTLEENHAMEYSMVVAATASDPAPMQFLAPFAGAAIGEYFRDNGKHALIVYDDLSKHAVAYRQLSLLLRRPPGREAYPGDVFYLHSRLLERAAKLSDKLGGGSLTALPIIETQAGDVSAYIPTNVISITDGQIYLGSDLFYSGIRPAINVGLSVSRVGGSAQIKTMKQVAGTLRLDLAQYREMAAFSQFGSELDKATQMQLARGVRMVELLKQGQYKPMPVADQVLSIYAGVNGFLDDVPVDKVLQFEADLLHYVAQNHQDMRKDIATVGKIDDKIGGKLKEIITTFKQKMGYGAK